A single genomic interval of Mycolicibacterium holsaticum DSM 44478 = JCM 12374 harbors:
- a CDS encoding IclR family transcriptional regulator, whose translation MAGNSTEPGQSVTSRVAAVLLTFTDGNVYSLTEIARLTGLPVSTAHRLAVELAATDLLERDESGRYRVAGSLCRLGAGWRQPTLAERGPCVLDDLSEATQHVARLGVLAGTTVRYIEKRPHHPVTAFDAGARLPAHATAVGKALLAFSPTRVTERLIAKGLTRFTRNTITSPDRFRHNLTSIRRLGMAVSKDELQYGSGAVAMPVFSGNKAIAALELHVADLRTEPRSLSAALAMACGSLARELKATLPPELLEGLLVQSAPAQAAAARPAEVNKLNVA comes from the coding sequence ATGGCCGGTAATTCCACCGAACCTGGTCAGTCGGTCACCAGCAGGGTCGCTGCGGTCCTGCTCACCTTCACCGACGGCAATGTGTACTCGCTGACTGAGATCGCCCGGCTCACCGGTCTGCCCGTTTCCACCGCGCACCGCTTGGCCGTCGAGTTGGCCGCCACTGATCTGCTCGAGCGTGATGAATCGGGGCGCTACCGGGTCGCGGGTTCGCTTTGTCGACTCGGCGCCGGCTGGCGGCAGCCGACCCTGGCCGAGCGCGGCCCATGCGTGCTGGATGATCTCTCCGAGGCCACGCAACATGTGGCGAGGCTCGGCGTGCTCGCCGGCACTACGGTGAGATACATCGAAAAGCGACCCCATCACCCGGTGACCGCCTTCGACGCCGGCGCCAGGTTGCCCGCGCACGCCACCGCCGTCGGTAAGGCGTTGCTGGCATTCTCGCCGACGCGGGTGACCGAACGATTGATCGCCAAGGGTTTGACCCGGTTCACCAGGAACACCATCACCTCGCCCGATCGGTTCCGGCACAACCTGACGTCGATCCGCCGGCTCGGGATGGCGGTGTCCAAAGACGAGCTGCAATACGGAAGCGGCGCCGTCGCGATGCCCGTGTTCAGCGGCAACAAAGCGATTGCCGCACTTGAGCTACACGTCGCCGACCTGCGTACCGAACCGAGGTCGCTCAGCGCCGCTCTCGCGATGGCGTGCGGCAGCCTCGCGCGTGAGCTTAAGGCCACGCTGCCGCCGGAACTGCTGGAAGGCCTGCTCGTGCAGTCGGCCCCGGCGCAAGCCGCAGCTGCCCGCCCGGCCGAGGTCAACAAGTTGAATGTGGCCTGA
- a CDS encoding alpha-ketoacid dehydrogenase subunit beta codes for MQTESPNGSVTYLEAIGQAMMAEMDADPNVFLIGEDVGQFGGAFKVTKGFLEKFGARRVVDTPIAETGFTGLAAGAALVGLRPVVEFQFADFISCAFDPIINVMARHFYRTGDPMPVTMRAPFGARLRAGPTHSQSVESYFAHVPGLKIVMPGTVQDAAGLLISSIRDNNPVLYLENKYLYRRLRSDGPLSLEPVPLGKAKVVREGRDVTLITYSAGVSQGLEVAEELGKDGVSVEVIDVRTLVPLDVETIVDSVKKTSRAVVLHEAARRMGYGAEIAAEVQERCFWHLDQPVVRIAAKNTPVPTSPPLEDAMIPQPAEIAETLQKVARA; via the coding sequence ATGCAGACTGAATCTCCCAACGGCTCGGTGACCTATCTGGAGGCCATCGGCCAGGCGATGATGGCGGAGATGGACGCCGACCCGAACGTCTTCCTCATCGGCGAGGACGTCGGGCAGTTCGGTGGCGCGTTCAAGGTGACGAAGGGTTTCCTCGAGAAGTTCGGCGCGCGCCGGGTGGTCGACACCCCAATTGCCGAAACGGGTTTCACCGGGCTGGCGGCCGGCGCTGCACTGGTGGGGTTGCGTCCGGTCGTGGAGTTCCAGTTCGCCGACTTCATCTCGTGCGCGTTCGACCCGATCATCAACGTGATGGCCCGCCACTTCTACCGCACCGGTGACCCGATGCCGGTGACGATGCGGGCGCCGTTCGGCGCGCGACTGCGGGCCGGGCCGACGCATTCGCAAAGTGTGGAGTCATATTTCGCGCATGTGCCCGGGTTGAAGATCGTGATGCCCGGTACCGTGCAGGACGCGGCCGGCCTGCTGATCAGCTCGATCAGGGACAACAACCCGGTGCTGTATCTCGAGAACAAGTACCTGTACCGCCGGCTTCGCAGCGACGGCCCGCTGAGCCTGGAGCCCGTGCCGCTCGGCAAGGCCAAGGTGGTTCGTGAGGGCCGCGACGTCACGCTGATCACGTACTCGGCGGGTGTCTCGCAGGGCCTCGAGGTCGCCGAGGAACTGGGCAAGGACGGCGTCTCGGTCGAAGTCATCGACGTGCGGACCCTGGTGCCGCTGGACGTCGAGACCATCGTCGACTCGGTGAAGAAGACCTCCCGCGCGGTGGTGCTGCACGAGGCCGCCCGCCGGATGGGCTACGGCGCCGAAATCGCCGCGGAAGTTCAGGAGCGCTGCTTCTGGCACCTGGACCAGCCGGTGGTGCGCATCGCTGCGAAGAACACCCCCGTGCCCACGAGCCCGCCGCTCGAGGACGCCATGATTCCGCAGCCGGCAGAGATCGCAGAGACGCTGCAGAAGGTGGCACGAGCATGA
- a CDS encoding alpha/beta fold hydrolase, with protein MTTTSKPEIGAAAIANGIKTNYLEGGSGNQTVMLIHGSGPGVTSYANWRLVIPALAEKFRVIAPDMVGFGYSDRPENIEYNLQTWADQVVGLMDTLGIEKASLVGNSFGGSIALRIATQHPDRVDKMVLMGSMGVSFPITEGLDAVWGYEPSFENMRKVLDYFAYSRELVNDELAQVRYEGSTQPGFQEAFSAMFPAPRQRWVEAMCTPEEELKKLPHRTLIVHGREDQVIPVQTSLRLMELLDNGDLSVYSHCGHWSMIERTADFNRALIDFFSS; from the coding sequence ATGACAACAACTTCGAAACCGGAAATCGGCGCGGCTGCGATCGCCAACGGAATCAAGACGAACTATCTCGAGGGCGGTTCCGGCAATCAGACGGTCATGCTGATTCACGGGTCCGGCCCCGGCGTCACTTCCTACGCGAACTGGCGTCTGGTCATCCCCGCCCTTGCCGAGAAGTTCCGGGTGATCGCACCGGACATGGTCGGCTTCGGATATTCCGATCGGCCGGAGAACATCGAGTACAACCTGCAGACGTGGGCCGATCAGGTTGTCGGCCTGATGGATACGCTCGGAATCGAGAAGGCGAGCCTGGTCGGCAACAGCTTCGGCGGCTCGATCGCTCTGCGCATCGCCACTCAGCATCCCGACCGCGTCGACAAGATGGTGCTGATGGGCAGCATGGGCGTTTCGTTCCCGATCACCGAGGGCCTCGACGCGGTGTGGGGATACGAACCCTCGTTCGAGAACATGCGTAAGGTGCTGGACTATTTTGCCTACTCGCGCGAACTCGTCAACGACGAACTGGCGCAGGTCCGCTACGAGGGAAGTACACAGCCCGGATTCCAGGAGGCGTTCTCGGCGATGTTCCCCGCCCCGCGCCAGCGCTGGGTGGAGGCGATGTGTACGCCCGAAGAGGAGCTCAAGAAGCTGCCGCATCGGACGCTGATCGTGCACGGCCGCGAGGACCAGGTCATCCCCGTTCAGACGTCGCTGCGGCTGATGGAGCTGCTCGACAACGGCGACCTGTCGGTGTATTCGCACTGCGGCCACTGGTCGATGATCGAGCGCACCGCCGACTTCAACCGCGCCCTCATCGACTTCTTCTCCAGCTAG
- a CDS encoding MaoC family dehydratase, with amino-acid sequence MNGLAGLRERAGTELGVSDWVDVVQEDITTFAKLTGDEQYIHVDPERAAQGPFGTTVQHGFLTLGMSTGLLWSVCTVEGFAVILNYGLNKVRFPSPLKVGSRFRMHVELAEVNELADGAEAIYRLTYEVENEPKPCCVADLVFRYY; translated from the coding sequence ATGAACGGACTGGCCGGACTCCGAGAGCGAGCTGGCACGGAACTTGGTGTCAGTGACTGGGTCGACGTCGTACAGGAAGACATCACGACCTTCGCGAAGCTGACAGGTGACGAGCAGTACATCCATGTCGATCCGGAGCGTGCGGCGCAAGGTCCGTTCGGAACCACCGTTCAGCACGGGTTCCTTACGTTGGGGATGTCCACCGGTTTGCTCTGGTCGGTCTGCACCGTCGAGGGTTTCGCGGTGATCCTCAACTACGGCCTCAACAAAGTGCGCTTCCCGTCGCCCCTCAAAGTCGGTTCGCGGTTCCGCATGCACGTGGAGTTGGCGGAGGTCAACGAACTGGCCGACGGAGCAGAGGCGATCTACCGGCTGACCTATGAGGTGGAGAACGAGCCGAAGCCGTGCTGCGTGGCCGACCTGGTCTTCCGTTACTACTGA
- a CDS encoding 3-hydroxybutyryl-CoA dehydrogenase: MPPARGYHDDRSGHRRSCRTNASAKGANVEKAVGIVGGGIMGCGIAEVAARSGCDVVLREVNQELVEAAKRKLEGSLDRAVSKAKLTQAARDEIRGRVRFTDRIVELADRDLVIEAVVEDLAVKTEIFDLLGRVVRPDTLLSSNTSSIPIMQLAAATDRPERVVGLHFFNPAPVMPLVEIIPCELTSEETVSRAIEFASDQLGKTTITAKDRAGFVVNALLIPYLLSAIRMADAGLAKPEDIDIAMVGGCNHPMGPLALTDLIGLDTTMAVAESMYAETKEQLYAPPALLLRKVEAGELGRKSGRGFFTYSK, translated from the coding sequence CCAATGCCTCTGCGAAGGGAGCGAACGTGGAGAAAGCCGTAGGGATCGTCGGCGGCGGCATCATGGGATGCGGTATCGCGGAGGTGGCGGCGCGCAGCGGATGCGATGTGGTGCTGCGCGAGGTCAACCAGGAGCTCGTCGAGGCCGCCAAGCGCAAACTCGAGGGCTCGCTGGACCGGGCGGTGAGCAAGGCGAAGCTCACCCAGGCCGCACGCGACGAGATCCGGGGCCGCGTGCGCTTCACCGACCGGATTGTCGAGCTGGCCGACCGCGATCTGGTGATCGAGGCGGTCGTCGAAGACCTCGCGGTCAAGACCGAGATCTTCGATCTCCTCGGCAGGGTGGTGCGGCCGGACACGCTGCTGTCCAGCAACACCTCATCCATTCCGATCATGCAGCTTGCGGCCGCCACGGATCGCCCGGAACGCGTCGTCGGGCTGCACTTCTTCAATCCGGCGCCGGTGATGCCGCTGGTCGAGATCATTCCGTGCGAGCTCACCTCAGAGGAAACGGTCAGCCGCGCAATTGAATTCGCGTCTGACCAGTTGGGTAAGACGACCATCACCGCCAAGGACCGGGCGGGGTTCGTCGTCAACGCACTGCTGATCCCGTACCTGCTGTCGGCGATCCGGATGGCAGATGCCGGTCTGGCCAAACCCGAGGACATCGACATCGCGATGGTGGGCGGTTGCAACCATCCGATGGGTCCGCTGGCGCTGACAGATCTCATCGGGCTGGACACCACGATGGCGGTCGCCGAGTCGATGTACGCCGAAACCAAGGAGCAGTTGTATGCCCCGCCGGCGCTGCTGCTGCGCAAGGTGGAGGCCGGTGAACTGGGCCGTAAGAGCGGACGCGGGTTCTTCACCTACTCGAAATAG
- a CDS encoding helix-turn-helix domain-containing protein, with amino-acid sequence MAESEPAASQKDPWQQQRDTLGSFIRMQRQLAQLSLREMASMTEVSNAYLSQIERGLHQPSLKVMQSIAKALGIPAADLLREAGVSTEEADSAATRADDPAVDTERVIKTDPRLTQAQREALLGVYRSFLAEN; translated from the coding sequence ATGGCCGAAAGTGAACCGGCGGCAAGTCAGAAGGACCCCTGGCAGCAGCAGCGCGACACACTCGGCAGCTTCATCCGCATGCAGCGTCAACTGGCCCAGCTGTCGCTGCGCGAGATGGCCTCGATGACCGAGGTGTCCAACGCCTACCTCAGTCAGATCGAGCGGGGCCTGCATCAACCGTCGCTGAAGGTGATGCAGTCAATCGCCAAGGCGCTCGGAATACCCGCCGCGGACCTGCTGCGCGAAGCCGGGGTCAGCACCGAGGAGGCGGACTCCGCGGCGACGCGCGCGGATGACCCCGCCGTCGACACCGAACGGGTGATCAAGACCGATCCCCGGCTTACCCAGGCGCAACGGGAGGCGCTCCTGGGTGTGTACCGCAGCTTCCTTGCCGAGAACTGA
- the lpdA gene encoding dihydrolipoyl dehydrogenase gives MSDYDIIVVGGGPGGYAAALYAASAGQSVAMIEKRSVGGTCLHRGCIPAKALLHAAEVFRTVGHAADFGIAVGDGNGPSADWPGVNKRKSGIVSTLHKGLSGLLKRRKVTVINGLGTLTPSGAVSVDGQTLTAKGVIICSGSEPRSLPGLDIDGERIVTSDHATNSEAAALPERVAVIGGGVIGSEFASVYTDFGVRTTLLEALPHGVLPIGPDRDTANVLAKSLAKRGTDIHAEARVGAVEATSNGVLVPFETPKGSEKIEVDQLLVAIGRRPVSEGMGLAESGIKVSDRGFIEVDTATMATSRPGVYAVGDCVNTPGLAHVAYAEAIVAVQAILGENPAPVDYGKVPWVVYTHPEVAWAGMTEDEARNAGYDIEVHKHSFAGNGRAMILGDTDGLVKVVAARGGPILGFHLVGPWASELLHEGYLAVNWEALPSEVGALIHAHPSLSEAIGETMIPFSGRSLHG, from the coding sequence ATGAGCGACTACGACATCATCGTCGTCGGCGGCGGTCCCGGCGGCTACGCGGCCGCGCTCTATGCGGCGTCGGCGGGACAAAGCGTGGCGATGATCGAGAAGCGCAGCGTCGGCGGAACCTGCCTGCACCGGGGCTGCATCCCGGCCAAGGCACTGCTGCACGCTGCGGAGGTGTTCCGAACGGTCGGCCACGCAGCCGATTTCGGCATCGCGGTCGGCGACGGCAACGGCCCGTCGGCCGACTGGCCCGGTGTCAACAAACGTAAGAGCGGCATCGTCTCTACCCTGCACAAGGGGCTGTCAGGCCTGCTCAAGCGCCGCAAGGTCACCGTGATCAACGGGTTGGGCACCCTCACCCCGTCCGGTGCGGTATCAGTCGACGGACAAACGCTCACCGCCAAGGGCGTGATCATCTGCTCGGGTTCGGAGCCCCGCTCGCTGCCCGGTCTGGATATCGACGGTGAGCGCATCGTCACCTCCGACCATGCGACCAACAGCGAAGCCGCGGCGCTGCCGGAGCGGGTGGCGGTCATCGGTGGCGGTGTGATCGGATCCGAATTCGCCTCGGTGTACACCGATTTCGGTGTCCGCACCACGCTGTTGGAGGCCCTGCCGCACGGTGTGCTTCCCATCGGCCCGGACCGCGACACCGCCAACGTGTTGGCCAAGTCCCTGGCCAAGCGCGGCACCGACATCCACGCCGAGGCGCGCGTCGGCGCGGTCGAAGCCACCAGCAACGGCGTCCTGGTCCCGTTCGAAACCCCCAAGGGTTCGGAGAAGATCGAAGTCGATCAGCTGCTGGTGGCGATCGGACGCCGGCCGGTCAGCGAAGGCATGGGGTTGGCCGAGTCCGGCATCAAGGTGTCAGACCGCGGCTTCATCGAGGTCGACACCGCGACGATGGCGACCTCACGCCCCGGCGTGTACGCGGTCGGCGACTGCGTCAACACACCCGGGCTCGCGCACGTCGCGTACGCCGAAGCGATAGTCGCCGTGCAGGCGATCCTCGGGGAGAACCCCGCGCCGGTGGATTACGGAAAGGTGCCGTGGGTGGTCTACACCCATCCGGAGGTGGCCTGGGCCGGTATGACCGAGGACGAGGCGCGCAACGCCGGCTATGACATTGAGGTGCATAAGCATTCGTTCGCCGGGAACGGTCGGGCGATGATCCTCGGCGACACCGACGGCCTGGTGAAGGTGGTCGCGGCGCGTGGCGGGCCGATACTTGGTTTCCATCTCGTCGGACCGTGGGCCAGCGAGTTGCTGCACGAGGGGTATCTCGCGGTGAACTGGGAGGCGTTGCCCTCCGAGGTGGGCGCGCTGATCCATGCGCATCCCAGCCTGTCCGAAGCAATCGGCGAAACCATGATCCCGTTTTCCGGCCGATCGTTACACGGCTAA
- a CDS encoding thiamine pyrophosphate-dependent dehydrogenase E1 component subunit alpha, whose product MATPTNTKAKSTKLSLAERDPELLKRIYEKMVQTRAVEDRMVAMYKSGDLLGSLYTGHWHEAISVGAAATLRPDDYMAPIHRDLGAHLWRGMDSWQVMASFMGKATSPTGGRDGTLHYGRLDLGIYNLPSHIPANFPVAIGMAFAAQYRGEDRVCLAFCGDGSTSRADFHESLNIAGVLKLPAVFVIENNQWAYSTPLGLQTASEDFACKAVAYGFPGVKVDGTDALAVYDAVAEGVARARNGEGPTLIEAVTMRMHGHAEHDPADYVPKEMFDEWRKKDPVELFEKVLIDGGVIDEAYAKDIREQARQHAIAARRKALADPMPDGSTVEDGVYAD is encoded by the coding sequence ATGGCGACGCCGACCAACACCAAGGCGAAGTCCACGAAACTATCGCTGGCAGAGCGTGATCCGGAGCTACTCAAGCGTATCTACGAGAAGATGGTGCAGACCCGGGCCGTCGAGGATCGCATGGTGGCGATGTACAAATCCGGCGACTTGCTGGGCTCGCTGTACACGGGTCACTGGCATGAGGCGATTTCCGTCGGGGCGGCAGCGACGCTGCGGCCCGACGACTACATGGCCCCGATCCACCGTGATCTCGGTGCGCACCTGTGGCGCGGTATGGACTCCTGGCAGGTGATGGCCAGCTTCATGGGCAAGGCCACCTCGCCGACCGGGGGCCGGGACGGAACGCTTCACTACGGGCGGTTGGATCTGGGCATCTACAACCTGCCCAGCCACATCCCGGCGAACTTCCCGGTGGCGATCGGGATGGCCTTCGCCGCCCAGTACCGCGGCGAAGACCGGGTCTGCCTGGCCTTCTGCGGTGACGGCTCGACGTCGCGCGCCGATTTCCACGAGTCGCTCAACATCGCCGGGGTGCTGAAGTTGCCCGCTGTCTTCGTGATCGAGAACAACCAGTGGGCTTATTCCACCCCGCTGGGGCTGCAGACGGCGTCGGAGGACTTCGCCTGCAAGGCGGTGGCATACGGCTTTCCCGGGGTGAAGGTCGACGGCACCGACGCGCTGGCGGTATACGACGCGGTGGCCGAGGGCGTCGCGCGCGCCCGCAACGGCGAGGGGCCCACGCTGATCGAGGCGGTGACTATGCGGATGCACGGGCACGCCGAACACGATCCGGCGGACTACGTGCCGAAGGAAATGTTCGACGAATGGCGCAAGAAGGATCCCGTCGAACTGTTCGAGAAGGTTTTGATCGACGGCGGCGTGATCGACGAGGCGTACGCCAAAGACATTCGGGAACAGGCCCGCCAGCACGCCATCGCCGCGAGGCGCAAGGCGCTGGCAGACCCGATGCCTGATGGCAGCACGGTCGAGGACGGTGTCTATGCAGACTGA
- a CDS encoding 2-oxo acid dehydrogenase subunit E2 — MALPKLGESVTDGVIGSIFKQVGDEVAFDDPLFEVSTDKVDSEIPSPYDGVVLEVLAQPGETVPVGAPVLRIGGKRAQVDNRLPSAAHAVAAAGGRSIGEPSAPSMGGSEGPATESGNVATPGGGAVYELTMPKLGESVTEGTVGTWLKEVGDEVAFDDPLFEVSTDKVDSEIPSPYDGTILEILVPAGETVAVGTVLARIGDKSGAPADGAQPAPTATPTPATAPAALSTVAGNGGGRLLSPLVRRLVSEHGLDVSSITGTGAGGRIRREDVEQAIATKGAHPAAPAAAPAAAPAVRAPRAATDERDEVVPLSRMRLILADTLKASQTMAASVWTSVEVDFDNVERVRAQYKTQFKKETGASLSYLPFISRATCDALRAFPTVNASIDLEAKTMTLHPYVNLGIAVDLDEQGLVVPVVKGADSLNIRGIASEIATKAAAARAKELPNKEMSGSTFTITNPGPFASYASAPIINQPNVAILCTDGVKRRPVAVGDAIAIHPVGIIGLVYDHRAFDGSTASKFLLHIRDALEQRDWAAELA, encoded by the coding sequence GTGGCACTGCCCAAACTGGGTGAATCGGTGACCGACGGCGTGATCGGCAGCATCTTCAAGCAGGTCGGCGACGAAGTTGCTTTCGACGACCCGCTGTTCGAGGTGTCGACCGACAAAGTGGATTCCGAGATCCCCAGCCCCTACGACGGGGTGGTCCTGGAGGTGCTCGCCCAGCCCGGTGAGACGGTCCCGGTCGGTGCGCCGGTGCTGCGGATCGGCGGCAAGCGCGCGCAGGTCGACAACCGGCTGCCGTCCGCAGCGCACGCGGTCGCGGCCGCCGGTGGTCGATCCATCGGCGAGCCGTCGGCACCGTCGATGGGCGGGTCGGAGGGTCCGGCCACCGAATCAGGCAACGTCGCCACGCCCGGCGGCGGCGCGGTCTATGAACTCACCATGCCGAAACTCGGTGAGTCGGTGACCGAGGGCACCGTGGGCACCTGGCTCAAGGAGGTCGGTGACGAGGTCGCCTTCGACGATCCGCTGTTCGAGGTGTCGACGGACAAGGTGGATTCGGAGATTCCCAGCCCCTACGACGGCACGATCCTGGAAATCCTTGTGCCCGCGGGGGAAACGGTGGCGGTGGGCACCGTGCTGGCCCGTATCGGCGACAAATCCGGTGCGCCGGCCGACGGCGCGCAGCCGGCGCCGACGGCGACGCCGACGCCTGCCACGGCACCCGCGGCGCTGAGCACCGTCGCAGGCAACGGGGGAGGCCGGTTGCTGTCCCCGCTGGTGCGCAGGCTGGTCTCAGAACACGGCCTGGATGTCTCGTCGATCACCGGTACCGGTGCCGGCGGGCGCATCCGGCGCGAGGACGTCGAGCAGGCGATCGCGACCAAAGGCGCGCATCCCGCGGCTCCGGCCGCAGCACCCGCCGCCGCCCCGGCGGTGAGGGCGCCGAGGGCGGCGACCGACGAACGCGACGAAGTGGTGCCGCTGAGTCGGATGCGGCTGATTCTGGCCGACACGCTCAAGGCGTCGCAGACGATGGCGGCCTCGGTGTGGACGTCGGTCGAGGTGGACTTCGACAACGTCGAACGCGTTCGCGCGCAATACAAGACGCAGTTCAAGAAGGAGACCGGCGCCTCGCTGAGCTACCTTCCCTTCATCTCGCGCGCCACGTGTGACGCCTTGCGTGCGTTCCCGACGGTGAACGCGTCGATCGACCTCGAAGCCAAGACGATGACATTGCACCCGTACGTCAACCTCGGCATCGCCGTGGATCTGGACGAGCAGGGCCTGGTCGTGCCGGTCGTCAAGGGGGCGGACTCGCTGAACATCCGCGGCATCGCCAGCGAGATCGCGACCAAGGCGGCCGCGGCGCGCGCCAAGGAGCTGCCGAACAAGGAGATGTCGGGGTCGACGTTCACCATCACCAACCCGGGTCCGTTCGCCAGCTACGCCTCCGCGCCGATCATCAACCAGCCCAACGTGGCGATCCTGTGCACCGACGGTGTGAAGCGTCGCCCCGTGGCAGTCGGTGATGCGATCGCCATCCATCCCGTCGGCATCATCGGGCTGGTGTATGACCATCGGGCGTTCGACGGTTCGACGGCATCGAAGTTCCTGCTTCACATCCGCGATGCCCTGGAACAGCGGGACTGGGCCGCAGAACTCGCCTGA
- a CDS encoding antibiotic biosynthesis monooxygenase, with translation MSEAADSVATSGPVTVMVARRVHPGKEIEFEDWAEELTRAASEFPGFLGAGLLRPGHVGDDWHVVYRFDAATSLADWENSPTRTKLLANGEQVMSTANVHRVSGLETWFELPGRTAPAPPRWKMFVVSAAVIFVLQLCLSVLLPPASTGVWLIPRIAVIVIGTTALMTWLVQPRIARLLEGWLYGPRRSASND, from the coding sequence ATGAGCGAAGCGGCCGACAGCGTCGCCACCAGCGGACCCGTCACGGTGATGGTCGCTCGGCGTGTGCACCCGGGCAAGGAGATCGAATTCGAGGACTGGGCCGAAGAGCTGACCAGAGCGGCGTCGGAGTTCCCCGGCTTCCTGGGCGCCGGCCTGCTGCGGCCCGGACACGTCGGCGACGATTGGCATGTGGTCTACCGGTTCGACGCGGCGACATCCCTTGCAGATTGGGAGAATTCGCCGACGAGAACCAAACTGCTCGCCAACGGCGAGCAGGTGATGTCCACGGCCAATGTCCATCGCGTCAGCGGGCTGGAGACGTGGTTCGAGTTACCCGGCCGCACCGCGCCCGCGCCGCCGCGCTGGAAGATGTTCGTCGTCTCGGCCGCGGTCATCTTCGTGTTGCAGCTGTGTCTGAGCGTGCTGCTGCCTCCGGCAAGCACCGGCGTGTGGTTGATCCCGCGGATCGCGGTCATCGTGATCGGCACCACGGCGCTGATGACCTGGCTGGTGCAACCGCGCATCGCGCGGCTGCTCGAAGGTTGGCTGTACGGCCCGCGGCGTAGCGCGTCCAACGACTGA
- a CDS encoding alpha/beta fold hydrolase, with protein sequence MGHNAIVARQDILALPNGRSVAYRDFPGPAGAETIVLLHGIGMTADLNWGGSFAALRRRFRVIAPDLPGHGRSVCDSPSFALEDCADDVVALANALGVGRFIVTGYSMGGLVAQLVWRRHPERAARLVLCASSRNFLGTPAERVASMFAPVLTAAVRLNPLLGGLGAGVMNAGLVNDLDGEHRQYALTEMNRTSMTTVAAALVAVSNFTSHDWIGEVDVPVTVLVTTRDTVVPPARQRRLAAAIPHARTVMVDGDHTVCISDPDRFNAKLLEACDNPTRVHGLT encoded by the coding sequence GTGGGACACAACGCGATCGTCGCGCGCCAGGACATCTTGGCGTTGCCGAACGGCAGGTCGGTGGCCTACCGGGACTTCCCCGGGCCCGCCGGCGCCGAGACGATCGTGCTGCTGCACGGCATCGGCATGACCGCGGATCTCAACTGGGGCGGATCGTTCGCCGCGCTGCGTCGACGGTTCCGGGTGATCGCGCCGGACCTGCCGGGGCACGGCCGAAGCGTTTGCGACTCACCGTCGTTCGCGCTGGAGGACTGCGCGGACGACGTGGTGGCCCTCGCCAATGCGCTGGGCGTCGGTCGGTTCATCGTCACCGGATACTCGATGGGCGGCCTGGTCGCGCAACTGGTGTGGCGTCGGCACCCCGAGCGTGCCGCCCGGCTGGTGCTGTGCGCCAGCTCGCGTAACTTCCTCGGTACCCCTGCAGAGCGGGTGGCATCGATGTTCGCGCCGGTGCTGACGGCCGCGGTCCGGCTGAACCCGCTGTTGGGCGGGCTGGGCGCAGGCGTCATGAACGCCGGGCTGGTCAACGACCTGGACGGCGAGCACCGTCAGTACGCGCTGACCGAGATGAACCGCACCAGCATGACCACCGTCGCCGCGGCGTTGGTGGCGGTGTCCAACTTCACCTCCCATGACTGGATCGGTGAGGTCGACGTCCCGGTGACCGTGCTGGTGACCACGCGTGACACGGTCGTCCCGCCGGCTCGACAGCGCAGGCTGGCCGCAGCCATCCCCCACGCGCGCACCGTCATGGTCGACGGCGACCACACGGTGTGCATCAGCGATCCGGACCGGTTCAACGCCAAGCTGCTCGAAGCCTGCGACAACCCGACCAGGGTCCACGGCCTGACCTGA